The Brassica napus cultivar Da-Ae chromosome C1, Da-Ae, whole genome shotgun sequence DNA segment TGATAGAGGAACTTACTGTTACAAAGTAATGCCGTTCGATCTTAAGAACGCCGGTGCGACTTACCAAAGACTCGTCAATCGAATGTTCGCCGAGAAACTGGGGAACACGATGGAggtctacatcgacgacatgctggtaAATTCATTCCGCGCAACGGACTATCTAGACCATCTTAGAGAATGCTTCAAAACGTTGAACGAATATGGCATGAAACTCAATCCAGCCAAGTGCACCTTCGGCGTCACCTCAGGAGAGTTTTTGGGATACATCGTCACCCAGTGAGGAATTGAGGCAAATCCTAAACAGATCACCGCCATACTCGACCTCCCCAGTCCAAAAACCAGCAGAGAAGTCCAGCGACTCACGGGAAGAATCGCAGCCCTGAATCGCTTCATTTCCAGATCTACGGATAAATGCCTTCCCTTCTACGAGCTGTTGCAAGGGAACAAACGTTTCGTTTGGGACGAGAAGTGCGAGGAGGCGTTCAAACAACTCAAGGAGTATCTTACGACTCCTCCCGTATTGTCAAGGAGTATCTTACGACTCGTCCGAGAGGATCGAGGAGAGCAGAAGCCTATCTTCTGCACGAGCAAGCGCATTACTAATCCGGAAACTCGATACCCCACCCTCGAGAGGATGGCCCTCGCCGTTGTAACGTCGGCAAGAAAGCTGCGTCCTTACTTCCAGTCGCATACAATTGAAGTACTGACTAATCAACCGCTTCGAACGGTGATGCAAAATACAAATCAATCTGGACGGCTATCGAAGTGGGCTATCGAGCTCAGCTAGCACGACATTGTTTTCAAGAATCGAACAGCTGCAAAATCTCAAGTCCTCGCAGATTTCCTCGTCGAGCTCGCGCCAGAGCTCGAGCAAGATCTAATCCTTCCAAGTCAAAATTGGAtactccacgtcgacggatcgtCAACAAACAAAGGATCAGGAGCGGGAGTACAACTGCAATCCCCAACAGGAGAGTTAATCAGACAGTCGTTCAGCTTCGGCTTCGCCGCTTCGAACAATGAAGCAGAGTATGAGTCGTTGATCGCAGGACTACGACTCGCCAAGGCAGTCAAGGTAAAACGCCTCAGCGCGTACTGCGACTCCCAACTCGTAACCAGTCAGTTCAGTGGCGACTACAACGCCCGTAACGAATGGATGGATGCATACCTCAAGACCGTTCAAGCACTCGCCAAAGACTTTGAATTCTACAAACTCACCAAAGTCCCCGGAGGAGAGAACGTGTGCGCTGATGCCCTCGCTGCCCTAGGTAGCAGACTGCGCGATCAGGTGAAACGTACCATTCCTATCCACAAGATTGACAAACCAAGCAACGATCTACCTCCTAATGAGACCACCGTCGTAGCATCAATAACCGAAGCCACGCCCATGGATCAAGTCCTCAAAGCGGAATCAGCTGACGCCACCGACTGGAGGACGGAATTTATCGACTACTTGGTTGATGGAAAGCTACCTCCCGAGAAATGGATTGCGAGACGGCTCAAGACGCGGAGTGCCCATTACGTCGTCCTCGATGGAGAGCTCCATAGATGGACCGCAACCAAGGTGCTTCTGAAGTGCATCAACGGTGAGG contains these protein-coding regions:
- the LOC106373200 gene encoding uncharacterized protein LOC106373200, producing MGGSPPCGDSVRSVKDHRRQAITSKKWPSKPKNDPSITFSPDDAIGVHLPHNDPLLVEVGIAKCDVAKVLIDNGSSVDLIFRDTLDKMGVDLRNMKPSSRSLTGFNGASETMIGTIKLPVYACGVTRTVKFSVIRTKAPYNAILRTPWLHSVKAVSSTYHQCVKFPGPNVQVQTLRGDQQAARDLLIATVKMQQSNPRINAVAKQIQPQKDDILEVTIDDSDESKVVRVGAFLDEEMQRTIIDFLKKNASTFAWATSDMKGINPAITSHELNVDPTVKPVRQKRRKLSHDRSKAVNEEVERLLAAGSITEVRYPESLANPVVVKKKNGKWRVCVDFTDLNKAFPKDSYPLPQIDRLVESTAGNELLAFMDAFSGYNQITMHPNDQEKTAFITDRGTYCYKVMPFDLKNAGATYQRLVNRMFAEKLGNTMEVYIDDMLITAILDLPSPKTSREVQRLTGRIAALNRFISRSTDKCLPFYELLQGNKRFVWDEKCEEAFKQLKEYLTTPPVLSRSILRLVREDRGEQKPIFCTSKRITNPETRYPTLERMALAVVTSARKLRPYFQSHTIENRTAAKSQVLADFLVELAPELEQDLILPSQNWILHVDGSSTNKGSGAGVQLQSPTGELIRQSFSFGFAASNNEAEYESLIAGLRLAKAVKVKRLSAYCDSQLVTSQFSGDYNARNEWMDAYLKTVQALAKDFEFYKLTKVPGGENVCADALAALGSRLRDQVKRTIPIHKIDKPSNDLPPNETTVVASITEATPMDQVLKAESADATDWRTEFIDYLVDGKLPPEKWIARRLKTRSAHYVVLDGELHRWTATKVLLKCINGEETHLVMAETHEGAAVNHSGERQLGMGLAFPKGLQDNYPVT